One genomic segment of Pongo abelii isolate AG06213 chromosome 13, NHGRI_mPonAbe1-v2.0_pri, whole genome shotgun sequence includes these proteins:
- the DAB2IP gene encoding disabled homolog 2-interacting protein isoform X2, translated as MEPSATTPFRVTGFLSRRLKGSIKRTKSQPKLDRNHSFRHILPGFRSAAAAAAADNERSHLMPRLKESRSHESLLSPSSAVEALDLSMEEEVVIKPVHSSILGQDYCFEVTTSSGSKCFSCRSAAERDKWMENLRRAVHPNKDNSRRVEHILKLWVIEAKDLPAKKKYLCELCLDDVLYARTTGKLKTDNVFWGEHFEFHNLPPLRTVTVHLYRETDKKKKKERNSYLGLVSLPAASVAGRQFVEKWYPVVTPNPKGGKGPGPMIRIKARYQTITILPMEMYKEFAEHITNHYLGLCAALEPILSAKTKEEMASALVHILQSTGKVKDFLTDLMMSEVDRCGDNEHLIFRENTLATKAIEEYLKLVGQKYLQDALGEFIKALYESDENCEVDPSKCSAADLPEHQGNLKMCCELAFCKIINSYCVFPRELKEVFASWRQECSSRGRPDISERLISASLFLRFLCPAIMSPSLFNLLQEYPDDRTARTLTLIAKVTQNLANFAKFGSKEEYMSFMNQFLEHEWTNMQRFLLEISNPETLSNTAGFEGYIDLGRELSSLHSLLWEAVSQLEQSIVSKLGPLPRILRDVHTALSTPGSGQLPGTNDLASTPGSGSSSISAGLQKMVIENDLSGLIDFTRLPSPTPENKDLFFVTRSSGVQPSPARSSSYSEANEPDLQMANGGKSLSMVDLQDARALDGEAGSPAGPDVLPTDGQAAAAQLVAGWPARATPVNLAGLATVRRAGQTPTTPGTSEGAPGRPQLLAPLSFQNPVYQMAAGLPLSPRGLGDSGSEGHSSLSSHSNSEELAAAAKLGSFSTAAEELVRRPGELARRQMSLTEKGGQPTVPRQNSAGPQRRIDQPPPPPPPPPPAPRGRTPPNLLSTLQYPRPSSGTLASASSDWVGPSTRLRQQSSSSKGDSPELKPRAVHKQGPSPVSPNALDRTAAWLLTMNAQLLEDEGLGPDPPHRDRLRSKDELSQAEKDLAVLQDKLRISTKKLEEYETLFKCQEETTQKLVLEYQARLEEGEERLRRQQEDKDIQMKGIISRLMSVEEELKKDHAEMQAAVDSKQKIIDAQEKRIASLDAANARLMSALTQLKERYSMQARNGISPTNPTKLQITENGEFRNSSNC; from the exons GTCCCATCTGATGCCAAGGCTGAAGGAGTCTCGCTCCCACGAGTCCCTGCTCAGCCCCAGCAGTGCGGTGGAGGCGCTGGACCTCAGCATGGAGGAAGAGGTGGTCATCAAGCCCGTGCACAGCAGCATCCTTGGCCAGGACTACTGCTTCGAG GTGACGACGTCATCAGGAAGCAAGTGCTTTTCCTGTCGGTCTGCAGCTGAGCGGGATAAGTGGATGGAGAACCTGCGGCGAGCAGTGCATCCCAACAAG GACAACAGCCGGCGTGTGGAGCACATCCTGAAGCTGTGGGTGATCGAGGCCAAGGACCTGCCAGCCAAGAAGAAGTACCTGTGCGAGCTGTGCCTGGACGATGTGCTCTATGCCCGCACCACAGGCAAGCTCAAGACGGACAATGTTTTCTGGGGTGAGCACTTCGAGTTCCACAACTTGCCGCCACTGCGCACGGTCACTGTCCACCTGTACCGGGAGACcgacaagaagaagaagaaggagcgCAACAGTTACCTGGGCCTGGTGAGCCTGCCTGCTGCCTCGGTGGCCGGGCGGCAGTTCGTGGAGAAGTGGTACCCGGTGGTGACGCCCAACCCCAAGGGCGGCAAGGGCCCTGGACCCATGATCCGCATCAAGGCGCGCTACCAAACCATCACCATCCTGCCCATGGAGATGTACAAAGAGTTCGCTGAGCACATCACCAACCACTACCTGGGGCTGTGTGCAGCCCTCGAGCCCATCCTCAGTGCCAAGACCAAGGAGGAGATGGCATCTGCCCTGGTGCACATCCTGCAGAGCACGGGCAAGGTGAAG GACTTCCTGACAGACCTGATGATGTCAGAGGTGGACCGCTGCGGGGACAACGAGCACCTCATCTTCCGGGAGAACACACTGGCCACCAAGGCCATTGAGGAGTACCTCAAGCTAGTGGGCCAGAAGTACCTGCAGGACGCCCTAG GTGAGTTCATCAAAGCGCTGTATGAGTCAGATGAGAACTGCGAAGTGGATCCCAGCAAGTGCTCGGCCGCTGACCTCCCAGAGCACCAGGGCAACCTCAAGATGTGCTGCGAGCTGGCCTTCTGCAAGATCATCAACTCCTACTG TGTCTTCCCACGGGAGCTGAAAGAGGTGTTTGCCTCGTGGAGGCAGGAGTGCAGCAGTCGCGGCCGGCCGGACATCAGTGAGCGGCTCATCAGTGCCTCCCTCTTCCTGCGCTTCCTCTGCCCAGCCATCATGTCGCCCTCACTCTTCAACCTGCTGCAGGAGTACCCTGATGACCGCACTGCCCGCACCCTCACCCTCATCGCCAAGGTCACCCAGAACCTGGCCAACTTCGCCAA ATTTGGCAGCAAGGAGGAATACATGTCCTTCATGAACCAGTTCCTAGAGCATGAGTGGACCAACATGCAGCGCTTCCTGCTGGAGATCTCCAACCCCGAGACCCTCTCCAATACAGCCGGCTTCGAGGGCTACATCGACCTGGGCCGCGAGCTCTCCAGCCTGCACTCACTGCTCTGGGAGGCTGTCAGCCAGCTGGAGCAG AGCATAGTATCCAAACTGGGACCCCTGCCTCGGATCCTGAGGGACGTCCACACAGCACTGAGCACCCCAGGTAGTGGGCAGCTCCCAGGGACCAATGACCTGGCCTCCACACCGGGCTCTGGCAGCAGCAGCATCTCAGCTGGGCTGCAGAAGATGGTGATTGAGAACGATCTTTCCGG TCTGATAGATTTCACCCGGTTACCGTCTCCAACCCCCGAAAACAAGGACTTGTTTTTTGTCACAAGGTCCTCCGGGGTCCAGCCCTCACCTGCCCGCAGCTCGAGTTACTCGGAAGCCAACGAGCCTGATCTTCAGATGGCCAACGGTGGCAAGAGCCTCTCCATGGTGGACCTCCAGGATGCCCGCGCGCTGGACGGGGAGGCAGGCTCCCCGGCGGGCCCCGACGTCCTGCCCACAGATGGGCAGGCCGCTGCAGCTCAGCTGGTGGCTGGGTGGCCGGCCCGGGCAACCCCAGTGAACCTGGCAGGGCTGGCCACGGTGCGGCGGGCAGGCCAGACACCAACCACACCAGGCACCTCCGAGGGCGCGCCAGGCCGGCCCCAGCTGTTGGCACCGCTCTCCTTCCAGAACCCTGTGTACCAGATGGCGGCTGGCCTGCCGCTGTCACCCCGTGGCCTTGGCGACTCAGGCTCTGAGGGCCACAGCTCCCTGAGCTCACACAGCAACAGCGAGGAGTTGGCGGCCGCTGCCAAGCTGGGAAGTTTCAGCACTGCCGCGGAGGAGCTGGTTCGGCGGCCCGGTGAGCTGGCACGGCGACAGATGTCACTGACTGAAAAAGGCGGGCAGCCCACGGTGCCACGGCAGAACAGTGCTGGCCCCCAGAGGAGGATCGACCAGCCTccgcccccacccccgccgcCACCTCCTGCCCCCCGCGGCCGGACGCCCCCCAACCTGCTGAGCACCCTGCAGTACCCAAGACCCTCAAGCGGAACCCTGGCGTCAGCCTCATCTGATTGGGTGGGCCCCAGTACCCGCCTGAGGCAGCAGTCCTCTTCCTCCAAGGGGGACAGCCCAGAACTGAAGCCACGGGCAGTGCACAAGCAG GGCCCTTCACCCGTGAGCCCCAATGCCCTGGACCGAACAGCCGCTTGGCTCTTGACCATGAACGCGCAGTTGTTAGAAGACGAGGGCCTGGGCCCAGACCCCCCCCACAGGGATAGGCTAAGGAGTAAGGACGAGCTCAGCCAAGCAGAAAAG GACCTGGCGGTGCTGCAGGACAAGCTGCGAATCTCCACCAAGAAGCTGGAGGAGTATGAGACCCTGTTCAAGTGCCAGGAGGAGACGACGCAGAAGCTGGTGCTGGAGTACCAGGCACGGCTGGAGGAGGGCGAGGAGCGGCTGCGGCGGCAGCAGGAGGACAAGGACATCCAGATGAAGGGCATCATCAGCAG GTTGATGTCCGTGGAGGAAGAACTGAAGAAGGACCACGCAGAGATGCAAGCGGCTGTGGACTCCAAACAGAAGATCATTGATGCCCAG GAGAAGCGCATTGCCTCGCTGGATGCTGCCAATGCCCGCCTCATGAGCGCCCTGACCCAGCTGAAAGAGAGGTACAGCATGCAAGCCCGTAACGGCATCTCCCCCACCAACCCCACCAAATTGCAGATTACTGAGAACGGCGAGTTCAGAAACAGCAGCAATTGTTAA
- the DAB2IP gene encoding disabled homolog 2-interacting protein isoform X5 — MPRLKESRSHESLLSPSSAVEALDLSMEEEVVIKPVHSSILGQDYCFEVTTSSGSKCFSCRSAAERDKWMENLRRAVHPNKDNSRRVEHILKLWVIEAKDLPAKKKYLCELCLDDVLYARTTGKLKTDNVFWGEHFEFHNLPPLRTVTVHLYRETDKKKKKERNSYLGLVSLPAASVAGRQFVEKWYPVVTPNPKGGKGPGPMIRIKARYQTITILPMEMYKEFAEHITNHYLGLCAALEPILSAKTKEEMASALVHILQSTGKVKDFLTDLMMSEVDRCGDNEHLIFRENTLATKAIEEYLKLVGQKYLQDALGEFIKALYESDENCEVDPSKCSAADLPEHQGNLKMCCELAFCKIINSYCVFPRELKEVFASWRQECSSRGRPDISERLISASLFLRFLCPAIMSPSLFNLLQEYPDDRTARTLTLIAKVTQNLANFAKFGSKEEYMSFMNQFLEHEWTNMQRFLLEISNPETLSNTAGFEGYIDLGRELSSLHSLLWEAVSQLEQSIVSKLGPLPRILRDVHTALSTPGSGQLPGTNDLASTPGSGSSSISAGLQKMVIENDLSGLIDFTRLPSPTPENKDLFFVTRSSGVQPSPARSSSYSEANEPDLQMANGGKSLSMVDLQDARALDGEAGSPAGPDVLPTDGQAAAAQLVAGWPARATPVNLAGLATVRRAGQTPTTPGTSEGAPGRPQLLAPLSFQNPVYQMAAGLPLSPRGLGDSGSEGHSSLSSHSNSEELAAAAKLGSFSTAAEELVRRPGELARRQMSLTEKGGQPTVPRQNSAGPQRRIDQPPPPPPPPPPAPRGRTPPNLLSTLQYPRPSSGTLASASSDWVGPSTRLRQQSSSSKGDSPELKPRAVHKQGPSPVSPNALDRTAAWLLTMNAQLLEDEGLGPDPPHRDRLRSKDELSQAEKDLAVLQDKLRISTKKLEEYETLFKCQEETTQKLVLEYQARLEEGEERLRRQQEDKDIQMKGIISRLMSVEEELKKDHAEMQAAVDSKQKIIDAQEKRIASLDAANARLMSALTQLKERYSMQARNGISPTNPTKLQITENGEFRNSSNC, encoded by the exons ATGCCAAGGCTGAAGGAGTCTCGCTCCCACGAGTCCCTGCTCAGCCCCAGCAGTGCGGTGGAGGCGCTGGACCTCAGCATGGAGGAAGAGGTGGTCATCAAGCCCGTGCACAGCAGCATCCTTGGCCAGGACTACTGCTTCGAG GTGACGACGTCATCAGGAAGCAAGTGCTTTTCCTGTCGGTCTGCAGCTGAGCGGGATAAGTGGATGGAGAACCTGCGGCGAGCAGTGCATCCCAACAAG GACAACAGCCGGCGTGTGGAGCACATCCTGAAGCTGTGGGTGATCGAGGCCAAGGACCTGCCAGCCAAGAAGAAGTACCTGTGCGAGCTGTGCCTGGACGATGTGCTCTATGCCCGCACCACAGGCAAGCTCAAGACGGACAATGTTTTCTGGGGTGAGCACTTCGAGTTCCACAACTTGCCGCCACTGCGCACGGTCACTGTCCACCTGTACCGGGAGACcgacaagaagaagaagaaggagcgCAACAGTTACCTGGGCCTGGTGAGCCTGCCTGCTGCCTCGGTGGCCGGGCGGCAGTTCGTGGAGAAGTGGTACCCGGTGGTGACGCCCAACCCCAAGGGCGGCAAGGGCCCTGGACCCATGATCCGCATCAAGGCGCGCTACCAAACCATCACCATCCTGCCCATGGAGATGTACAAAGAGTTCGCTGAGCACATCACCAACCACTACCTGGGGCTGTGTGCAGCCCTCGAGCCCATCCTCAGTGCCAAGACCAAGGAGGAGATGGCATCTGCCCTGGTGCACATCCTGCAGAGCACGGGCAAGGTGAAG GACTTCCTGACAGACCTGATGATGTCAGAGGTGGACCGCTGCGGGGACAACGAGCACCTCATCTTCCGGGAGAACACACTGGCCACCAAGGCCATTGAGGAGTACCTCAAGCTAGTGGGCCAGAAGTACCTGCAGGACGCCCTAG GTGAGTTCATCAAAGCGCTGTATGAGTCAGATGAGAACTGCGAAGTGGATCCCAGCAAGTGCTCGGCCGCTGACCTCCCAGAGCACCAGGGCAACCTCAAGATGTGCTGCGAGCTGGCCTTCTGCAAGATCATCAACTCCTACTG TGTCTTCCCACGGGAGCTGAAAGAGGTGTTTGCCTCGTGGAGGCAGGAGTGCAGCAGTCGCGGCCGGCCGGACATCAGTGAGCGGCTCATCAGTGCCTCCCTCTTCCTGCGCTTCCTCTGCCCAGCCATCATGTCGCCCTCACTCTTCAACCTGCTGCAGGAGTACCCTGATGACCGCACTGCCCGCACCCTCACCCTCATCGCCAAGGTCACCCAGAACCTGGCCAACTTCGCCAA ATTTGGCAGCAAGGAGGAATACATGTCCTTCATGAACCAGTTCCTAGAGCATGAGTGGACCAACATGCAGCGCTTCCTGCTGGAGATCTCCAACCCCGAGACCCTCTCCAATACAGCCGGCTTCGAGGGCTACATCGACCTGGGCCGCGAGCTCTCCAGCCTGCACTCACTGCTCTGGGAGGCTGTCAGCCAGCTGGAGCAG AGCATAGTATCCAAACTGGGACCCCTGCCTCGGATCCTGAGGGACGTCCACACAGCACTGAGCACCCCAGGTAGTGGGCAGCTCCCAGGGACCAATGACCTGGCCTCCACACCGGGCTCTGGCAGCAGCAGCATCTCAGCTGGGCTGCAGAAGATGGTGATTGAGAACGATCTTTCCGG TCTGATAGATTTCACCCGGTTACCGTCTCCAACCCCCGAAAACAAGGACTTGTTTTTTGTCACAAGGTCCTCCGGGGTCCAGCCCTCACCTGCCCGCAGCTCGAGTTACTCGGAAGCCAACGAGCCTGATCTTCAGATGGCCAACGGTGGCAAGAGCCTCTCCATGGTGGACCTCCAGGATGCCCGCGCGCTGGACGGGGAGGCAGGCTCCCCGGCGGGCCCCGACGTCCTGCCCACAGATGGGCAGGCCGCTGCAGCTCAGCTGGTGGCTGGGTGGCCGGCCCGGGCAACCCCAGTGAACCTGGCAGGGCTGGCCACGGTGCGGCGGGCAGGCCAGACACCAACCACACCAGGCACCTCCGAGGGCGCGCCAGGCCGGCCCCAGCTGTTGGCACCGCTCTCCTTCCAGAACCCTGTGTACCAGATGGCGGCTGGCCTGCCGCTGTCACCCCGTGGCCTTGGCGACTCAGGCTCTGAGGGCCACAGCTCCCTGAGCTCACACAGCAACAGCGAGGAGTTGGCGGCCGCTGCCAAGCTGGGAAGTTTCAGCACTGCCGCGGAGGAGCTGGTTCGGCGGCCCGGTGAGCTGGCACGGCGACAGATGTCACTGACTGAAAAAGGCGGGCAGCCCACGGTGCCACGGCAGAACAGTGCTGGCCCCCAGAGGAGGATCGACCAGCCTccgcccccacccccgccgcCACCTCCTGCCCCCCGCGGCCGGACGCCCCCCAACCTGCTGAGCACCCTGCAGTACCCAAGACCCTCAAGCGGAACCCTGGCGTCAGCCTCATCTGATTGGGTGGGCCCCAGTACCCGCCTGAGGCAGCAGTCCTCTTCCTCCAAGGGGGACAGCCCAGAACTGAAGCCACGGGCAGTGCACAAGCAG GGCCCTTCACCCGTGAGCCCCAATGCCCTGGACCGAACAGCCGCTTGGCTCTTGACCATGAACGCGCAGTTGTTAGAAGACGAGGGCCTGGGCCCAGACCCCCCCCACAGGGATAGGCTAAGGAGTAAGGACGAGCTCAGCCAAGCAGAAAAG GACCTGGCGGTGCTGCAGGACAAGCTGCGAATCTCCACCAAGAAGCTGGAGGAGTATGAGACCCTGTTCAAGTGCCAGGAGGAGACGACGCAGAAGCTGGTGCTGGAGTACCAGGCACGGCTGGAGGAGGGCGAGGAGCGGCTGCGGCGGCAGCAGGAGGACAAGGACATCCAGATGAAGGGCATCATCAGCAG GTTGATGTCCGTGGAGGAAGAACTGAAGAAGGACCACGCAGAGATGCAAGCGGCTGTGGACTCCAAACAGAAGATCATTGATGCCCAG GAGAAGCGCATTGCCTCGCTGGATGCTGCCAATGCCCGCCTCATGAGCGCCCTGACCCAGCTGAAAGAGAGGTACAGCATGCAAGCCCGTAACGGCATCTCCCCCACCAACCCCACCAAATTGCAGATTACTGAGAACGGCGAGTTCAGAAACAGCAGCAATTGTTAA
- the DAB2IP gene encoding disabled homolog 2-interacting protein isoform X7 has translation MPRLKESRSHESLLSPSSAVEALDLSMEEEVVIKPVHSSILGQDYCFEVTTSSGSKCFSCRSAAERDKWMENLRRAVHPNKDNSRRVEHILKLWVIEAKDLPAKKKYLCELCLDDVLYARTTGKLKTDNVFWGEHFEFHNLPPLRTVTVHLYRETDKKKKKERNSYLGLVSLPAASVAGRQFVEKWYPVVTPNPKGGKGPGPMIRIKARYQTITILPMEMYKEFAEHITNHYLGLCAALEPILSAKTKEEMASALVHILQSTGKVKDFLTDLMMSEVDRCGDNEHLIFRENTLATKAIEEYLKLVGQKYLQDALGEFIKALYESDENCEVDPSKCSAADLPEHQGNLKMCCELAFCKIINSYCVFPRELKEVFASWRQECSSRGRPDISERLISASLFLRFLCPAIMSPSLFNLLQEYPDDRTARTLTLIAKVTQNLANFAKFGSKEEYMSFMNQFLEHEWTNMQRFLLEISNPETLSNTAGFEGYIDLGRELSSLHSLLWEAVSQLEQSIVSKLGPLPRILRDVHTALSTPGSGQLPGTNDLASTPGSGSSSISAGLQKMVIENDLSGLIDFTRLPSPTPENKDLFFVTRSSGVQPSPARSSSYSEANEPDLQMANGGKSLSMVDLQDARALDGEAGSPAGPDVLPTDGQAAAAQLVAGWPARATPVNLAGLATVRRAGQTPTTPGTSEGAPGRPQLLAPLSFQNPVYQMAAGLPLSPRGLGDSGSEGHSSLSSHSNSEELAAAAKLGSFSTAAEELVRRPGELARRQMSLTEKGGQPTVPRQNSAGPQRRIDQPPPPPPPPPPAPRGRTPPNLLSTLQYPRPSSGTLASASSDWVGPSTRLRQQSSSSKGDSPELKPRAVHKQGPSPVSPNALDRTAAWLLTMNAQLLEDEGLGPDPPHRDRLRSKDELSQAEKDLAVLQDKLRISTKKLEEYETLFKCQEETTQKLVLEYQARLEEGEERLRRQQEDKDIQMKGIISRLMSVEEELKKDHAEMQAAVDSKQKIIDAQEKRIASLDAANARLMSALTQLKESMH, from the exons ATGCCAAGGCTGAAGGAGTCTCGCTCCCACGAGTCCCTGCTCAGCCCCAGCAGTGCGGTGGAGGCGCTGGACCTCAGCATGGAGGAAGAGGTGGTCATCAAGCCCGTGCACAGCAGCATCCTTGGCCAGGACTACTGCTTCGAG GTGACGACGTCATCAGGAAGCAAGTGCTTTTCCTGTCGGTCTGCAGCTGAGCGGGATAAGTGGATGGAGAACCTGCGGCGAGCAGTGCATCCCAACAAG GACAACAGCCGGCGTGTGGAGCACATCCTGAAGCTGTGGGTGATCGAGGCCAAGGACCTGCCAGCCAAGAAGAAGTACCTGTGCGAGCTGTGCCTGGACGATGTGCTCTATGCCCGCACCACAGGCAAGCTCAAGACGGACAATGTTTTCTGGGGTGAGCACTTCGAGTTCCACAACTTGCCGCCACTGCGCACGGTCACTGTCCACCTGTACCGGGAGACcgacaagaagaagaagaaggagcgCAACAGTTACCTGGGCCTGGTGAGCCTGCCTGCTGCCTCGGTGGCCGGGCGGCAGTTCGTGGAGAAGTGGTACCCGGTGGTGACGCCCAACCCCAAGGGCGGCAAGGGCCCTGGACCCATGATCCGCATCAAGGCGCGCTACCAAACCATCACCATCCTGCCCATGGAGATGTACAAAGAGTTCGCTGAGCACATCACCAACCACTACCTGGGGCTGTGTGCAGCCCTCGAGCCCATCCTCAGTGCCAAGACCAAGGAGGAGATGGCATCTGCCCTGGTGCACATCCTGCAGAGCACGGGCAAGGTGAAG GACTTCCTGACAGACCTGATGATGTCAGAGGTGGACCGCTGCGGGGACAACGAGCACCTCATCTTCCGGGAGAACACACTGGCCACCAAGGCCATTGAGGAGTACCTCAAGCTAGTGGGCCAGAAGTACCTGCAGGACGCCCTAG GTGAGTTCATCAAAGCGCTGTATGAGTCAGATGAGAACTGCGAAGTGGATCCCAGCAAGTGCTCGGCCGCTGACCTCCCAGAGCACCAGGGCAACCTCAAGATGTGCTGCGAGCTGGCCTTCTGCAAGATCATCAACTCCTACTG TGTCTTCCCACGGGAGCTGAAAGAGGTGTTTGCCTCGTGGAGGCAGGAGTGCAGCAGTCGCGGCCGGCCGGACATCAGTGAGCGGCTCATCAGTGCCTCCCTCTTCCTGCGCTTCCTCTGCCCAGCCATCATGTCGCCCTCACTCTTCAACCTGCTGCAGGAGTACCCTGATGACCGCACTGCCCGCACCCTCACCCTCATCGCCAAGGTCACCCAGAACCTGGCCAACTTCGCCAA ATTTGGCAGCAAGGAGGAATACATGTCCTTCATGAACCAGTTCCTAGAGCATGAGTGGACCAACATGCAGCGCTTCCTGCTGGAGATCTCCAACCCCGAGACCCTCTCCAATACAGCCGGCTTCGAGGGCTACATCGACCTGGGCCGCGAGCTCTCCAGCCTGCACTCACTGCTCTGGGAGGCTGTCAGCCAGCTGGAGCAG AGCATAGTATCCAAACTGGGACCCCTGCCTCGGATCCTGAGGGACGTCCACACAGCACTGAGCACCCCAGGTAGTGGGCAGCTCCCAGGGACCAATGACCTGGCCTCCACACCGGGCTCTGGCAGCAGCAGCATCTCAGCTGGGCTGCAGAAGATGGTGATTGAGAACGATCTTTCCGG TCTGATAGATTTCACCCGGTTACCGTCTCCAACCCCCGAAAACAAGGACTTGTTTTTTGTCACAAGGTCCTCCGGGGTCCAGCCCTCACCTGCCCGCAGCTCGAGTTACTCGGAAGCCAACGAGCCTGATCTTCAGATGGCCAACGGTGGCAAGAGCCTCTCCATGGTGGACCTCCAGGATGCCCGCGCGCTGGACGGGGAGGCAGGCTCCCCGGCGGGCCCCGACGTCCTGCCCACAGATGGGCAGGCCGCTGCAGCTCAGCTGGTGGCTGGGTGGCCGGCCCGGGCAACCCCAGTGAACCTGGCAGGGCTGGCCACGGTGCGGCGGGCAGGCCAGACACCAACCACACCAGGCACCTCCGAGGGCGCGCCAGGCCGGCCCCAGCTGTTGGCACCGCTCTCCTTCCAGAACCCTGTGTACCAGATGGCGGCTGGCCTGCCGCTGTCACCCCGTGGCCTTGGCGACTCAGGCTCTGAGGGCCACAGCTCCCTGAGCTCACACAGCAACAGCGAGGAGTTGGCGGCCGCTGCCAAGCTGGGAAGTTTCAGCACTGCCGCGGAGGAGCTGGTTCGGCGGCCCGGTGAGCTGGCACGGCGACAGATGTCACTGACTGAAAAAGGCGGGCAGCCCACGGTGCCACGGCAGAACAGTGCTGGCCCCCAGAGGAGGATCGACCAGCCTccgcccccacccccgccgcCACCTCCTGCCCCCCGCGGCCGGACGCCCCCCAACCTGCTGAGCACCCTGCAGTACCCAAGACCCTCAAGCGGAACCCTGGCGTCAGCCTCATCTGATTGGGTGGGCCCCAGTACCCGCCTGAGGCAGCAGTCCTCTTCCTCCAAGGGGGACAGCCCAGAACTGAAGCCACGGGCAGTGCACAAGCAG GGCCCTTCACCCGTGAGCCCCAATGCCCTGGACCGAACAGCCGCTTGGCTCTTGACCATGAACGCGCAGTTGTTAGAAGACGAGGGCCTGGGCCCAGACCCCCCCCACAGGGATAGGCTAAGGAGTAAGGACGAGCTCAGCCAAGCAGAAAAG GACCTGGCGGTGCTGCAGGACAAGCTGCGAATCTCCACCAAGAAGCTGGAGGAGTATGAGACCCTGTTCAAGTGCCAGGAGGAGACGACGCAGAAGCTGGTGCTGGAGTACCAGGCACGGCTGGAGGAGGGCGAGGAGCGGCTGCGGCGGCAGCAGGAGGACAAGGACATCCAGATGAAGGGCATCATCAGCAG GTTGATGTCCGTGGAGGAAGAACTGAAGAAGGACCACGCAGAGATGCAAGCGGCTGTGGACTCCAAACAGAAGATCATTGATGCCCAG GAGAAGCGCATTGCCTCGCTGGATGCTGCCAATGCCCGCCTCATGAGCGCCCTGACCCAGCTGAAAGAGAG tatGCATTAG